A stretch of DNA from Perognathus longimembris pacificus isolate PPM17 chromosome 14, ASM2315922v1, whole genome shotgun sequence:
GGTGAGTGCTCGTCCCCCCCACACGGGCCTGCCCAccctgtcccccgcccccccccccccagcctcagtgctctctcttcttcccctcgGGCCCCAGTGCTCCAAGAGCTGCGGCTCAGGCATGCGGAGGCGACAGGTCGTGTGCGCCCGTGGGCCGCCCGGCCACTGCGGGAACCGGCAGCAGCCCAAGCCTGCGGAGGTGGAGCCCTGCCACAGTCGCCCCTGCGGCCACACTCAGGGTGAGGCCAGGGACGGGGTGGGGTGCTCTCGCCCACTTCCGGCCAGTGGGCTTCCTGCCCGGGAtaccccagccccctgcttgCTTTCCCCATCCTGTCTTCGCCATTGCAAAGCCCACCCTCTCCTCCATCACCAGCACCCCTCCCTGCATGGCATCCTCTCTGCTTTGTCCTGGCTTCCTTGTGCTGCTGTGGTTGTACCATGGCATCTTAGGCCCCTGATCTCCTTAGTCTGGGATTTGTACCTGAGGCccgctaccacttgacccatgcccccAGATGTAGTTCGCGTTGATTTTTGTTACAGATAAGGTCTTATGTTTCTGGACTGATTTTCCTACCTGTTCCTCTCGcacagctgggattagaggcaggCACGGGCACATCTGGCTTCTCTGTTGGGATAGGGGGATCtcactattttttaatttctgtactggagttgccttgaaccaggatcctttaCCATCTCACCTCCCGggtagatgggattataggtatgtgctatACTCCTGATCCCTTCAGCCTGTCCCAGAAGTAGGCTCCCAGCAATTGTTTGCTGAAGGAGTGACTGAGTCCCAGGAGAAGGAAGTTCCCCAGGAAAGACTAGCTTTCCTACTATCCCCGCCCCCTCTTCCTGCTTCCCTTCATCTCCACTGCTCTGGGAAAAGAGGTCTCCCAGGCAGGAAGACCTGCAGGAGGAAGGACGCAGAGGCTGGCCTTTGCTTGGGGTATAGGCATGACACAGAGGAAGGGTGGGGTATtgctgaggaggagggaggagggagggaggctcctCTCTTGGAAGTGCAGTGATGGAGCCTCTGAGCTGTGCCACTTTGAGGTTGGTATCAACCGGATTCCAATGGAGCTGGGGGCAGGGTCACTAAGACAGTGCTTCTCACAGCCGATCTCCACGACTGCCCAGGGCATGGCCCCAGGGCAGCATCTCTCCCCTCTATTTGCCCACCCTGTCCATTGGTCACGATCAAAGGGGTTGCCCAGGTTTGTGTGACTCAATGCAGGCATAGTAtggaggcccagggctggcactctaccacttgagccacagcttcacctcaggtttgttgttttttgttattgttgtgtttgtttttgctagataactggagataagagtcttacagactttcctgctcagggtggctttgaaccatgatccttggatctgagcctctctgagtagctaggattacagacatgcaccaccccAAGGCCtgctaatattttgttgtttttgctttttatgtgtgtgtggtgacactgggacttgaacctaggcAGGGGATGGAGGggatctaccacttgtgccatgccctcagccctttttgctttagttatttttcaggtaggatgtCTCTTTTTGCCTAAGGCCAGCCTCAGAACTGGGGTCTCCCCACCGACACCGACCTTGTAGCTGGTACACCCCCACCTTGCCTagctatttgttgagatggagatcTCATtaccttttttgcccaggctggccttaagccCCGATCCCCTCTccactctctgcttcctggggagCTGGGGTGACAGCTATGAGGCAGCGTGCTGGCCAGCCCTCGTGCTTCTACAGCGCatgctccaccactaagccacacacccagcccctGTTCAGTCCAATGGAAAGAAGTCTGTTATCGTTTTTGCTTTATTCTGGGTTGTTAATTTTATCTCTGGTCCTTCCTTTTCTCTGgctgttccccccgcccccccgcacctGTCACCCTGGTTCCTGCAGAGGTCCCCAGTGTGCAGAACACACATTCCCGCCCCAGGGACCCCCGGATGCCTTTAGGCCCTCGGGTGGCCCCTTCCTCAGGTAGGAAGCTGGGCTTTGCCTCCCAAGCAGAGCCCTGTCACCCTGTGTCTGGGTGGGTGGAGGGTCTCCATCGGGGGTGCTGGTGGCCGAGGGTCTATGGAACCGGAGAGCAGTGGTCCCAGTGTGGACACTGGACGTGGGGTGGGAGGACTAAGGTGGGCTTATCATCCTGCCTTTCCCTTTCTAGACCCTAGAGACCAGCAGTGGGCTGCTCAGGAACGACCCTGGGCCCGGAGTAACCCCAGGAGAGATCAGGGGGCCCACGTGTCACCTCCAGGCCCAGCCCGCTCTCCACACCAGCTACCCCCAAGGTccagctcagggcctggagactGCAGACACAGCCCCCATGGGTGCTGCCCCGATGGGCGCTCTGTGTCTCTTGGGCCACAGTGGCAAGGCTGTCCTGGGGCTGGTGCCTCATGTCAACAGAGCAGGTGGGTTGGGACAGCCCAGCAGGGGAGAGAAGGGTGGTGGGCAGCGCCATGGTGGGCAGTAGGCCAGCATCGCTGCCTAGGAAGGGGGATGGGCTTTGCAGAGCTCAGGGTGTGGACTCCTGAGGGTTAGTCTCTGAGCTCCCCTGATGTGTGATCTTGAGGCTTGACTCCCCCTTATCTAGGGCAGCTGTCAAGGACAATCTGGACAAGGGCAAGCTGGACAAAAGATAACTAGTTTCCCCAAATCTCTGAACCCCCTCTGCCCTAGACTTGTGGAGAGAGGCTGAGTGATGACTCCTTACCTAGTGCCCTCCCCCGTAGCTCTTCCAAGGCCTGTCTGGATGGGGGTGATTGTTTACCAGTTCAGTCACAGACCAGCTGTGTGCTTAGTGACTTGGATCATGGTTTCCACATCTGAGAACTGGAAACCAGCATGGCCACTGGGTGGGGCTGTGAGGATGAACCTAAGCTACAGGAGCCAGCCCAGAGGTTCTGcgacctctcctccctcccacccaccattTCAACACCTGCTTGGTGGAAGAAAGGTACACGATGGAGCCCTCCTTTCTGGCCCGTCTCCCATCTGCGGTTGTGTTTGAACTGGTTCCGATGAATCCCCCTTGTTGGTTGAGGGGTTCTCTGTGTGACTCAAGTATTTCTCAATCGCCGTGGCCCTCACTGGAAGTGACTGGGTGGCCGTGGAGGAGGGCACAGGCCGGGACAGGCAGGGCGTTGCATCCTGAGCAGCAGTGCTCGCTGTCTTGAGAGCCAGGGGCCTCCCCTGCTCAGTTCCCCCTGCAGGCAGCGCAGAGTCCTGGTTTGCCATGCTAGCCAGCAAAAGGGCAGGATCGGGGCCGGCAGTGAGACAAGGCTGCATGCTGTCTGTCTAGGTATGGATGCTGTCCCGATGGGGTGTCTGCGGCTGAGGGGCCCCAGCAAGCTGGCTGTGGCAGGTCTTACAGCAGGGGCAACACTGGGAGCAGGCCAGGGACCCAAGCAGGAGCCGCCATGGTAAGGATGTGGCGGAGGGTGCTGAGGGTCACATGATCAGTGCGGCCGGgccttggtggggggagggcagcgtCTGCCGGTGGCCTGGGGCGCCCTCTGCAGGGCACACAGGGTTCGGACATGGCCTTTGGTCCACACTTTTGGCCTCTCATCTCCCCCTAGGATGGGGTTGTGCACTTCAGACTCACCGTTCTGTCCCTTCCCACCAGGAAGCATTGGGTCCCCACAAGAGACAGACTTTTTCCTAACTCCTCAATTCTATACtttcccctccagccccccaaaGCCCACCGGCCCCAGGCCGAGCAGAGCGAGCCCATGGAGTGCCGGGGTTCTGTGTTTGGCTGTTGCTATGACGACGTGGCCTCTGCCTCCGGCCCGCTTGGAGAAGGCTGTGTGGGCCAGCCCGATTACCGTGAGTGGCCTGCTCCCACTGGGTCCCCAGCTACCACCTAAAGCCCCTGGGGCTGGATGGAACACAGGGTGATCATTGGCAAGCTACCAGGGACCAGTCTTGGGGATGTTCAAAGCCGACAGGCTGGTGGTCAGGGCTCTGTGGAGGTTGCCGTTGTCTTGTCTGAATGTGGACAGATGGGGCAGGCTGGCAGGAGGGCTGTTAGAATAGGCAGGCTGGAAGCCGGTGCACAGGCCCAAGGAGAGCGAGGCAGTGAGGTCAGCTTTGGCTGTGGGTGGAAGGGGGGCTTCTAGGCACCTGGTTCTGTCCTTCTGGGGGCTCGGTACTGTGGATGCGGgtggctggaagtggctctgctCCCCAGGGCAGGCAGAGATGCAGCTGTGTCCTAACGCGTGGGAAATGAGTGGCCTGTATAGGTCTGAGGCGCAGGGGCATGGAGGTGCAACTTTATCACCGGCCACTTGGGTGACATGGCCCACTTCTGCCTCCAGCCTACCCAGTGCGGTGTCTGCTGCCCAGCGCCCACGGCTCCTGTACGGACTGGACTGCCCGCTGGTACTTCGTCCCAGCCGTGGGTCGGTGCAACCGCTTCTGGTTTGGCGGTTGTCATGGTAACGCCAATAACTTCTTCTCAGAGGAGGAGTGTATGAGCAGCTGTCCGGTCCAGCCTGGGCCCCATCATCCCCAGCCTGGGGCCTCTGGCCAGAGCTCACATCTGGATGCGGGTGGCCATTCCCGAGGCCAGCAGGAGACCAGCCGGCACCGAAGTGGGGACACAATCCCAAGACTTGTCTCCCCTTCTGGTGACCCTTGGCAGGGGGAACGAGAGCTTGGGCCAGGGGAAGCCCCTCGCACCCCCTCAGCCTTTGGACAACAGCCCTGGAGCCAGGAGCTTGGGCCTAGGGCTCCTGGATTGGGCAGGGATGTTGGACGGCCGGTGCCCCCCTCCCACAGCAACTCCAGGTGAGGCCGACCTTCCCCGGGAGGGGGCAGGGTGCCCGGGAGCTGAGCCTGTCAGAGCTAAACCGCCGCACTCAAAGCACCCCCCTTTCCTAGCTCCTGGTGGCACACAGCCCTGCCTGGGGGCCCTGCTGCCCTTGTCAGGGGTGGGTGGAGGTGCCTCCTAGACATGCTTGCAGAAGGGGATGTCCAGACTCCCCCTTAGCACGGCCAGGTGGTCCTGAGCCTGTCTCCTCTGGGCCGGGTCACTCCGCCTTTTCAGATGTGAAATGGTGATTGTGTTTCCCGCTCTGCCCATCTCCTAGGCTTAGTGTGGGTTCTGTTTCTGATTCTTTTATTCCTTCTATCCTTGGGTATGTGCCCACCTTAGTTCAGCCCGCACCCCCCAGTGGGTATGGCATGTGTAGTTCTCCCAGCATCCCCTACCCTGCCTGGGCTTGGTGCTGGGGCCAAGTCCTGCGTCTCTAGGCTTCTGGAGCTTGGCCTCCCACGGGAGTTGTAGGTCCCCTGAGGCCTATGGCCACCAcccatggtggtggtggtctctGATCCTAGCCTCACCCCCTCACGCAGGGCCTCACCTCTCACCTCTGCAGGACCAGCCTGGCCAGCTCAGAGCCGTCGCTGGTGCAGGCAGCTCTGGGGCAATTGGTGCAGCTCTTCTGTCCTGGCGATGCCTTCATGGACCCACAGGCTGAGTGGCAGAAAGATGGCCGGCCCATCTCCTCTGACAGGTGTGTGTAGTGGAGATGACCGCATCTCGAGTGAGGGAGGGTGTCCTCCCTGACTGGGAATGGGACGGAGGCAGGGCCTGAGGAAGGATTCAGCCTTGCCCTCGGAGCCCAGGCTCACAGCTCCCTTCCCCTCTGTTGAGGCACCGGCTGCAGGCTGATGGCTCCCTGGTCATCAGCCCCCTGCGGGCAGAGGATGCTGGTGTCTACAGCTGCGGCAGCCTCAGGCCGGGCCACGACCCCCAGAAGGTCCAGCTCAGGATCATAGGTGCGTCCCACACGTCCTCCGCCCGATGGCTCGGGTTCCTTCCCGTTCCTTCTCCCCACGACTCACACCTGGCTTCTCGGGACCTCACTGCAGGAGGCGACACGGCAGTGCCATCTGACCCTGAGCGGAGGCCCGTCCCTCGTCTCAGGGACCCGGTCCAGGGCTATCGACCTCCGGATTCCAGGCTAGGGGCAGATGCTGGGGGCCGCGGTGCGGTCCCCTCCTCCCAGCCATGGCCTGCGACCAGGTAACAACTCAGCCAGCTCACCCTGCTCTTAGGCTCTCACCAGCTTCTAGGGTCCTGGGTCCCAGTGAGAGGAGGGAAAGGTGTGTGCCATCACCAGATGCTGGGCCTGGCACGAACCCTGCCCTGAGTGCTGGGCCTCAAGGCGGAAGGGAAGCCCTGGCCTCTGAGCCATGGGGCTTAAGTGAGGGACCTTGGGTGCAGGACTCGCCATTGAGGAGGGCGACACCTACAGGTTGCTTCTGGAAGGAGGCCCGTGAGGAATGGTTGAGTTTATagagggggcagggggtggaTGAGGGGCAGTCAAGAACAGGTGAAAGCACAAGGTGGGGACAGCACAGTGGCTTTGAGCTTTGGAGGTAGATTTAGGGATGGTGTTCCACACAGACTGAAGGAGTGAAGTTCAAAGCTACAACTGgctggggagggagatggggccTTGTGCACACTGTGTTAATGGACGTGGGGCAGCGGACCAGGGCCCCTAATGGCGATGGGTGGCTTGTTTTGCAGGCTGCGTCTGGACCGGAATCAGCCAGGGGTGGTGGACGCCAGTCCAGGCCAGCGGATTGTGCTGACCTGTCGAGCCGAAGGCTTCCCGCCTCCCACCATTGAGTGGCAGAGGGATGGACAGCCCGTCTCCTCCCCCAGGTGCACGcagctctctcctcccctccccgctgcCTCCAGCCCCACCCAGGCCTGCAGAGGCTGGAGCAGGAGGCCTGGCTCTCGGGAGATGGAACTGGGAACACTGGACTCCTGGGCGGGCCGGCAATGGAATCCCTGGGCCTTTCCAGAATGGGTCAGGTagacagaaagaagagacaaacaCACCAAGACTGACATGAGGAGATGGAGTCAGCGTGGTTCTGGCTGAATCCTGGTGGCTGACATTTACTGGCCACACCTGGAGTGTGAGGCTTGTTTTCTAGTGTAATCTGCAGGAGCCACATGTAGGCTCATGCTGTTTCTAGTTTACACATAAAAGCTTGACTGAAGATCCTAAGTCATAGATAGGTACAACCATGTTTGGAGCCTATGTAAGTGATCACAAAGACTAGAAACCCAAAGTGGAATTATTTTCTATTAGAAAACTTGATTTCTTAGGCTTGAAAGCCACGTGTTAGGTGGGCCACCTGTatgtcatgcctgtaattattcTAGAGgctggattgcagttcaaggccagacctggcaggaaagtccaagagactccaaagTACCCAACAAAAATccatgctggaggcatggctcacatgataaggtaccagctaagcaagcatggTGAGCAAATGCTGGATGCtgatgccagaaaaaaaaaaaaaaggaaatcaaagtgtTTGCAGAAAAAAGGCGCAAGGGTCTGGGGCCCAGGAGCTCTTGGGCTATTCCTCCTCAAACAGTGGGCGCTGCTGTGCATCTCACCCCTGCCTCACCGCGCCTCCGGCCCCAGGCTGGTTCCCTTCGGACTAGAGTCAACTGACTGTGTTTGGTCCCTAGACACCAGCTGCAGCCTGATGGCTCGCTGGCCATCAGCCAAGTGGCAGTGGAAGATGGCGACTTCTATGCGTGCGTTGCTTTCAATGGACAGGACAGGGAGCAGCGCTGGGTCCAGCTCAGAGTGCTGGGTAAGGTGGCAGTTGTGAGCGGGGCCGATGGCCTTTGAGGTACCCTGTCTGGGCAGTGGTTGACTGTGCTGCCTCCTGTGCCCAGGGGAGCTGACGATCACGGGGCTGCCTCCTACTGTGACAGCGAGCGAGGGCGACACGGCCAGGCTGCAGTGCGTGGTGGTAGGAGACAGCGTGAACATTCGGTGGTCCAGGTACAGTGCTGGTCGGGGAAAGCCCCTCCCTGTCTGTGCTGGAAGCGTCATGACCCTTCCTGCCATTACAGCTCAGCTGTACACCACCCtggcctccccttcccttcctctgctctccccgGCTCTGGGGAATGATGCTGTACACCTGGGTGAGGTGGGTCCCCTTTCCTTCTGCCATGTATGTCGCTGTCACCACTGCCTTCTCTGAGGCCCGGTGCCAGTGGCGGGGTTGCAGAGGCCTCGTCCTTCACCATGACGTTTTAGGATAGCTTACTTTTCCATTGGTTCCGCTACATTGGGTTTTGAGTTAGGGtctcaccatgtagcccaggctggccttgaactcatgcttctcctgcctcagccttccaagtgctgtgCTTATAGGCAAGCCTGCACTCTggtttactttatttattatttttgctattttttttacactacacttaaaaaaatatgtgAGTGTCCCTcaactttttgcttaaggttagcactctacatttgaggcacagttccgcctctggctttttggtaattaattggagatgaatctcatagattagcccaggcaggaaactgtgatcctcagatctcagcctcctgagtacctaggattataggcatgagccaccagtggcactAGAGTTTCTGAACCTCAGCATTACTGATATTTTGGACCAATTAAGTTTGGTTGTTTTGGTCCTCTGTATGTGGGACCTCTACCCACTGAATGCCAGTAATAAATTCCCTCTAGGTCATGAAATAGAAGATGCTTGCAGACACGACCAGATCTCACTTGCACTAACCACACAGCATGAGGGACTTCTGGGACCTTTTATCTCAGATGTTAATTTCTTGTTCACTCTTTATTCAGACTGTGGTTTTTGCCTCTCCTTCCTGGAGTGTGTGGGGCCTAGGCTAGCTTCTGGGATTCACTTGGGGCTCAGGATGCTCCAGGAAGGAGACAGCTGTGTCCCAGGATCTCCAGATGTGGCTTGCCCCGGTGCTGCCTCTGCACGGAGAAGGGCAGGCTGCTTGGCACCCAGgagagtggagggagggaagatagaaCCAGGGCTGGTGACTGCAGCTGAGCTGTAATGACTGAGGGGTAATGATGTTCCCAGAAGTAACAACAGTGGCCATTTTTGAAAAGGTTCTGGGATGGCAACAGTTGGGCATAGGAGGGGAGAAAAGGCTGGGCCATTGAATGTCAGCTGCCCTTGGTGTGACCTTGATGCCAGGGGCTTGGGTACTCAACTCCTACCCTTACAGAATGGCTGTCCATTTCGTCTCTACCTGGTTACTGCCCTATTCTCATTCTAGCCCCAGCTCCAAGAGACTGGAAGGCCATCTGCTGCCTGTTTGTCCTACTAGCACAGGACACAGTTTAGTCCTTACCTGACCTGTAGTGCACTGCTGACCATGACGTGCTCCCTTCCCTCTGCTCCCGGAAGTCCCAGTCAGGGGCGGGGTTTCAAGTGCTGACTGGTGCTGTCACCCTAGGACCTTACCTTTGGGGCTGATAACACAGCTGGGTCTCAAATCTGATGTCTCGTAGTATCTCACAGCCCCCCTCTCACCGAATCCAAATAGAATACAGTCGCCATTCACACCTCAGCCTCGGCTTGAGTCTCCCAGCTAGGCCAGCACCATCATACAGTAACTCCCACTTGAGTGcttcctctcctccacccccaccctctgATCTTTACCCACATCCCTCAACCCCATCCCTGTGCACCGGGCAGCAGCCACTACCCTGGATGCACTTCCTCTAgagtcccctctcccccacagccCCCCACTCAATCCCTGCCTAGCTCAGACTCCCCACCAGCCCCAGTGCAGACTCCTGACCAGAGCCCAAGACCCTGCTGACAGGCTCCTGCCTCCCATGGGCACTTCTTGCTGTGGCTGGTACCTTCTGGAGCCCTTGTGTCTTCTCGCTGTTGGCCAGCTGTTGCCACAGCCTCTCTCACAAGAGCTGCTCCGGACCGCAGCACCCTCCCCAGTGTGTGGCGGCAGCGGGGCTTAGGACACGTGTTCTTcatccagctccttggccaaggaAAAGCCACAGTGGGATTCCTTTGTGGTTACTACAGCTCAGATCAGAGTGTGTGGTTTGGCCATGGTTTCTCTTATGTTTTGGCCCGTTCATCTTctgtggggcaggaaagtcaggggAGCAAGGCTCTATTGGAGAATGGCCTTGATAACCTCCTCCCTCCATCTTCCCAGTCTCCTAGGGCCATACGACTCATGGTCCTGGAAGGCTCTCTCCGCATTCTCGCCCCTCCAGGAATGGGCTGCCAGTGCAGGCCGATGGCAACCGGGTACGCCAGTCCCCAGATGGCACACTGATGATCCACAACCTGCAGGCCAGGGACGAGGGCGCCTACACATGCAGCGCCTACAGAGGGAGCCAGGCAGCCAGCCGCAGCACCGAGGTGAAGGTGGTGCCGCCAGGTAGGGGGGCACGGGCCCCACGGTACTCGCTCCTTCCCCGTGGCTGGTTGTGGGTTCTGGGAAAGTGTCAGGGGTCACAGTCTAAGGGACTCCAATTCAAATCTTGGCTCACTCTGCTGCTAACTTCTGGCTGTCACTGTCCTGAACCTCACTTTCCTCCTTACAGTAGAGCTGCCCTGCCACCCAAGGATGGGGGTGCAGATAAAGGAAACAGTGCTCGTGCTTTGCAAGCTAGATGCTAGGCATTGTTAACAGACTTGTTGGTCTTATTTTGGAAGCCATAACTGGCTAGGCTTTCATTATAATGCTCAATGCAGCTAGACCACTGAAGTCTGTCCATTCTAACCCGGTGGAAAGACAGTCCTATGGCAATGGGAATGTAGCTCctgcgaggccctgggttccatccccggcaccacaaaaaataaatacaaatagccTTTATTCTTAAAAACCAAGTAGTGAACGTATAATGATAATGTGCCTTTTTGATCTTTTGAGCATATATACAGCCCAAATCCTAGAAGGCAGGGGTTCTAATCACCCTTTCATCAATGAGACCCCCAGAGAGCTTACGCCAGAGGGGACTAGAACCCAAGTCTTTCAACTGctcagaatactttttttttgtgtggggggATGGTGTTGGGGCTTAGAGCTTCCAGTTCTCAGAATTTTTGCTGAtactaccacttgactcacacctctctctatatacatatatgtgaatgtacatatatatgcatacattcatacaaatacatatatgaacatatatctATAGTCTCACATTTTCTATGCTCAAATatgaattttatataaacatgactacatatatcatatacccatatatatgcatatatacatttatcagtaATGTGATATTTTAACtttgtgttcttgttctcttgctaatctttttttttttgccagtactagggcctccttctcttgcttggcatttcttttttttttttttggccagtcctgggccttggactcagggcctgagcactgtccctggcttcttcccgctcaaggctagcactctgccacttgagccacagcgccgcttctggccgttttctgtatatgtggtgctggggaatcgaacctagggcctcgtgtatccgaggcaggcactcttgccactaggctatatccccagcccttgcttggcatttctgatcaaggctggcactcttaacacttgtgccacaacttcacttccagctttctggtggttaattggaactaagagtcacatagactttcctgccttggctggttctgaaccttgatcttcaggtcaCAGTTTCCTGTGGGTTACAggagtgggccaccagcacctggttcttaGTGAGTGTCATATTGTAGGATGGTACCACTATAGAAAAAAGGCTACCAAATGAAGGACACAAGGCTGAGACACTGTCGGTTATGGTGCAGTTTCACTGAGGGTAAATGGCAGGGAGTGCCCTGGGCCCAAGCAGTTCGCACAGACCTGCTCCAACCTTTGGAAGGGCGTGGGGCTTGGATGTGCCACTGTCCTTCCTGTCCGGTCTGCCTAGCTATTCAAGACAGAGCTGAAGTACCACACCAAGTGGGAATTAGCAGTTTGCATTTATAATTAGCTATAGATGTATCTACCAGGGAAAATAAATCAGAATCAGAAATTTGCTTGATAACAGGGTTGGTGGAGCCACTGCTGTGAAACCACAGCCACCACAGTGAAACTGTCTAATGAAACAGACACTCCTGCCTCCGCCAGGCCTCTCTTCTGCCCTCTGCTGGATGAATGTTGCCAAGTTTAGATATAGGCCCAAAGGGCAGATAACACAGCTTCTGCTGCCTCAAGTTTTACTTAGGGCTGATCCTTTTCAAGACTTAATATACACCAGAGTACAATCCAGAGGCAGAGGTAGCGGTCATATAGGCTCTTCAGATCTCCACTGTAGTGCAGGGAGTTAACTTGAAGAGATATGTAATCACCCAGTCAGTAAATTCTGGGTGTCTGGGAAGGGTTGTGCACTGGACAGAGGACACACGTAACAACTGGAGTACTGCTGCAAGCTGAAGGGAGGCCAGCAAACAGGTGGCAGCTGTATTTACTCCTAGGCTACACACCTGGCAGGTCAGTCTGTGCCACACAGAACTGCCTCACCCACATCTTTCTCCCTCATTGTTCTGCAGCACCAGCAGCCCAGCCCAGGGACCTGGGCACCGAGTGCATCGACCAGCCAGAGCTGGCGAACTGTGACTTGATCCTGCAGGCCCAGCTATGTGGCAACGAGTATTATTCCAGTTTCTGCTGTGCCAGCTGTTCCCGCCTCCAGCCGCATGCTCAGCCTGTCTGGCAGCAGGGATGAAGGCTAGATCCAGCCCTAGTTCTGAATAGTTCTCTAAGAGAAGATAGACTCAGCCCTTCCCGCCCCCTCACTGAATCTGTAACTGGCAAAGGAAGTCATCTTCTGGAGATACTGGACCTTTCAAAAACTCTCCCAGTGCTGAACTCAGCAGCCTCCCAGTGTCTGCTAATGACGTGGTCACAGGCTGCTGCTGAGATGTCAAGAGGGGGAATCTGTTTAGATAGGGACATTCTTTCCTTTATCCCTTTGCATTTCTGTTCCTACTACATGTTGAGGACCTattatctgaaatgcttgggaccagaaGTGTTTCAGATCTTGGAATATTTGTAGCCCTTATCAATTGCACATCTCTAATTCAAATATATGAAATGCTCTGAAATCTGAAACACTTGAGTGCCATGTTAGCGCTCTAAAATGTGTAGACTTTGGGGCATTCTGGATTTCTGGTTAGGGATGTCACCCTGTACAAGGAACCCATTCACTGCATTTTAAAGCAAGCTGGGAAGCATgcaatgtttttaaagttcacaCCTGCCTGACAAGGGAATGCCAATTCCTGGTGTGTGGGGAAGTATTCTGTGCGAGAGTTGAGAGCCGAGTGTCACGTAGGGTCAAGCAGCAGTCCATTGCTCTAGCCTCTCATC
This window harbors:
- the Papln gene encoding papilin isoform X1, whose translation is MSAGADKCARKQVVPELLAGMGTFYSVRLEMLLLLFLPLLLTATPGSKASQVRRQSDGWGAWGEWSPCSRTCGGGVRFRERPCYSQRRDGGASCVGPARSHQICRTESCPHGTRDFRAQQCADLDGMEFQGQRYRWLPYYGAPNQCELNCIPKGENFYYRHREAVVDGTPCEPGKRDICVEGTCRVVGCDHKLDSLKQEDKCLRCGGDGSSCYPVTGTFDADDLSRGYNQIFIIPAGATSIRIEEAAASRNFLAVRSLGGDYYLNGHWSIEEAQALPVASTVLHYERGSEGDLVPERLLAQGPTSEPLIIELISQERNPGVHYEYYLPLGRRGPRPAFSWSHGSWTDCSAQCGGGHQSRLVFCTMDNEVYPDHMCQRQPRPADRRPCNLHRCPQTKRWKTGPWAPCSASCGGGSQTRSVYCVSSDGAGGQEAMDEAHCAGLPGKPPSTQACNLHRCATWRAEPWGECSVTCGAGVRRRRVTCRSAQGSVLQAVACALENRPPLSEPCVREACPVHDQAWHVGPWSPCSKSCGSGMRRRQVVCARGPPGHCGNRQQPKPAEVEPCHSRPCGHTQEVPSVQNTHSRPRDPRMPLGPRVAPSSDPRDQQWAAQERPWARSNPRRDQGAHVSPPGPARSPHQLPPRSSSGPGDCRHSPHGCCPDGRSVSLGPQWQGCPGAGASCQQSRYGCCPDGVSAAEGPQQAGCGRSYSRGNTGSRPGTQAGAAMPPKAHRPQAEQSEPMECRGSVFGCCYDDVASASGPLGEGCVGQPDYPYPVRCLLPSAHGSCTDWTARWYFVPAVGRCNRFWFGGCHGNANNFFSEEECMSSCPVQPGPHHPQPGASGQSSHLDAGGHSRGQQETSRHRSGDTIPRLVSPSGDPWQGERELGPGEAPRTPSAFGQQPWSQELGPRAPGLGRDVGRPVPPSHSNSRTSLASSEPSLVQAALGQLVQLFCPGDAFMDPQAEWQKDGRPISSDRHRLQADGSLVISPLRAEDAGVYSCGSLRPGHDPQKVQLRIIGGDTAVPSDPERRPVPRLRDPVQGYRPPDSRLGADAGGRGAVPSSQPWPATRLRLDRNQPGVVDASPGQRIVLTCRAEGFPPPTIEWQRDGQPVSSPRHQLQPDGSLAISQVAVEDGDFYACVAFNGQDREQRWVQLRVLGELTITGLPPTVTASEGDTARLQCVVVGDSVNIRWSRNGLPVQADGNRVRQSPDGTLMIHNLQARDEGAYTCSAYRGSQAASRSTEVKVVPPAPAAQPRDLGTECIDQPELANCDLILQAQLCGNEYYSSFCCASCSRLQPHAQPVWQQG